Proteins from a genomic interval of Lelliottia amnigena:
- a CDS encoding thioesterase domain-containing protein has protein sequence MSQLAAWPRVTRESTAMYHLRVPQTEEELEVYYHFRWEMLRKPLHQPKGSERDAWDAMAHHQMVVDEEGNLVAVGRLYINADYEASIRFMAVHPSVQDKGLGTLMAMTLESVARQEGVKRVTCSAREDAVEFFSKLGFVNEGEITAPQTTPIRHFLMIKPIASLDDILHRGDWCGQLQQAWYQHIPLSEKMGVRIQQYTGQKFITTMPEIGNQNPHHTLFAGSLFSLATLTGWGLIWLMLRERHLGGTIILADAHIRYSRPISGKPSAIADLGCLSGDLDRLARGRKARVQMQVELFGDETSGAVFEGTYIVLPAKPYGAFEEGGNEEE, from the coding sequence ATGAGCCAGCTGGCGGCCTGGCCGCGGGTAACAAGAGAGAGTACCGCTATGTATCATCTACGCGTACCGCAAACAGAAGAAGAGTTAGAGGTTTACTACCATTTCCGTTGGGAAATGCTGCGCAAACCGTTGCATCAGCCGAAAGGCTCAGAGCGTGATGCCTGGGATGCGATGGCGCACCATCAGATGGTGGTGGACGAAGAGGGGAATCTGGTTGCGGTCGGCCGCTTATACATCAACGCCGACTATGAAGCCTCCATCCGCTTTATGGCGGTGCATCCCTCCGTACAGGACAAAGGTCTGGGCACCCTGATGGCGATGACGCTGGAGTCCGTGGCCCGTCAGGAGGGCGTAAAGCGCGTCACCTGCAGTGCCCGCGAAGATGCGGTCGAGTTTTTCTCCAAGCTGGGATTCGTCAACGAAGGCGAAATTACCGCGCCGCAAACCACGCCGATTCGCCACTTCCTGATGATTAAACCGATCGCTTCACTCGATGATATTCTGCATCGCGGCGACTGGTGCGGTCAGCTTCAGCAGGCCTGGTATCAGCACATTCCGCTCAGCGAGAAAATGGGCGTACGCATCCAGCAATATACCGGCCAGAAATTCATTACCACCATGCCGGAAATCGGCAATCAAAATCCGCACCATACGCTGTTCGCCGGGAGTCTGTTCTCGCTGGCGACACTGACGGGCTGGGGGCTGATCTGGCTGATGCTGCGCGAACGTCACCTTGGCGGGACCATTATTCTTGCCGATGCGCATATTCGTTACAGCAGACCCATCAGCGGTAAACCGAGCGCTATTGCCGATTTAGGCTGCCTGAGCGGCGATCTGGACCGTCTGGCGCGTGGACGTAAAGCCCGCGTGCAGATGCAGGTAGAGCTGTTTGGCGACGAGACGTCGGGCGCTGTGTTCGAGGGAACCTATATCGTCCTGCCTGCGAAACCGTATGGTGCCTTTGAAGAGGGCGGCAACGAGGAAGAGTAA
- the fdhE gene encoding formate dehydrogenase accessory protein FdhE — protein MSIRIIPQDELGSSEKRTADYIPPLLFPRLKNLYNRRAERLRELAENNPLGDFLRFAALIAHAQEVVLYDHPLQIDLTARIKEANDQGKPPLDIHVLPRDKHWHTLLHSLIAELKPEMSGPALAVIENLEKASELELEEMASALFAADFALVSSDKAPFIWAALSLYWAQMASLIPGKARAEYGEARQFCPVCGSMPVTSMVQIGTTQGLRYLHCNLCETEWHVVRIKCSNCEQTRDLNYWSLENENAAVKAESCGDCGTYLKILYQEKDPKVEAVADDLATLVLDAHMEQEGFARSSINPFLFPGEGE, from the coding sequence ATGAGTATTCGCATAATCCCGCAAGATGAGCTGGGTTCGAGCGAGAAACGCACGGCGGATTACATTCCGCCGTTGTTATTCCCCAGACTCAAGAACCTCTACAACCGCCGCGCAGAGCGTCTGCGCGAGCTGGCAGAGAACAATCCGCTTGGCGATTTCTTACGCTTCGCCGCGCTGATCGCCCATGCGCAGGAAGTGGTGCTGTACGATCACCCGCTGCAAATCGACCTGACCGCGCGCATCAAAGAAGCGAACGATCAGGGCAAGCCGCCGCTGGATATCCACGTTTTACCGCGCGATAAGCACTGGCACACGCTGCTGCACTCCCTGATTGCTGAGCTGAAGCCCGAGATGAGCGGCCCAGCGCTGGCAGTTATCGAGAATCTGGAAAAAGCCTCTGAGCTTGAACTGGAAGAGATGGCGAGCGCGCTGTTTGCTGCGGATTTCGCGCTAGTCAGCAGTGATAAAGCACCGTTTATTTGGGCTGCGCTGTCGCTCTACTGGGCGCAAATGGCCAGCCTGATTCCGGGCAAAGCGCGCGCGGAGTATGGCGAAGCCCGCCAGTTCTGCCCGGTCTGCGGCTCAATGCCGGTCACCAGCATGGTGCAAATCGGCACGACGCAAGGCCTGCGCTATCTGCACTGCAACCTGTGTGAAACCGAGTGGCACGTGGTGCGCATTAAATGCAGCAACTGCGAGCAGACCCGCGATCTGAACTACTGGTCGCTGGAAAACGAAAACGCGGCCGTTAAAGCGGAAAGTTGCGGTGATTGCGGGACGTATCTGAAGATTCTTTATCAGGAAAAAGACCCGAAAGTGGAAGCCGTCGCGGACGATCTCGCCACGCTGGTACTGGACGCGCATATGGAGCAAGAGGGCTTTGCCCGCAGCTCTATCAACCCGTTCCTGTTCCCGGGTGAAGGGGAGTAG
- a CDS encoding CopG-like DNA-binding domain-containing protein, with the protein MSMMAGRDMGRILLDLSDEVIKRLDDLKVHRNVPRAELLREAVEQYLERHDQAESTISDALGLWHGCEEEGVDYQRKLREEW; encoded by the coding sequence ATGAGCATGATGGCGGGAAGGGACATGGGCAGAATTCTACTCGATCTATCAGACGAGGTGATAAAACGGCTGGACGACCTCAAGGTGCACCGGAACGTCCCTCGCGCTGAATTGTTGCGGGAAGCCGTTGAGCAATATCTTGAAAGACACGATCAGGCTGAAAGCACGATCTCAGATGCCCTTGGCCTGTGGCATGGCTGTGAGGAAGAGGGTGTTGATTATCAGCGCAAGCTTCGTGAGGAGTGGTAA
- the yihY gene encoding ribonuclease BN: MLKNVHQKAAHHTRPFRAWVKLLWQRIDEDNMTTLAGNLAYVSLLSLVPLVAVIFALFAAFPMFSEVSVQLRHFVFANFMPATGDVIQRYIEQFVANSNKMTAVGACGLIVTALLLMYAIDSALNTIWRSKKVRPKVYSFAVYWMILTLGPLLAGASLAISSYLLSLRWASELNTVIDNVLRLFPLILSWLAFWLLYSVVPTTRVPNRDAMAGALVAAILFELGKKGFALYITTFPSYQLIYGVLAVVPILFVWVYWTWCIVLLGAEITVTLGEYRKLKLAAEQEEADQP, encoded by the coding sequence ATGTTAAAAAACGTTCATCAAAAAGCCGCACATCACACCCGTCCGTTTCGGGCATGGGTAAAACTGCTCTGGCAGCGCATTGATGAGGACAACATGACCACGCTGGCGGGCAACCTCGCGTATGTGTCACTGCTCTCATTGGTGCCGCTGGTGGCGGTGATTTTTGCGCTGTTCGCTGCATTTCCGATGTTTTCGGAAGTCAGCGTCCAGCTGCGACACTTTGTCTTCGCTAACTTTATGCCCGCTACGGGCGACGTTATTCAGCGCTATATCGAACAGTTTGTCGCTAACTCCAACAAGATGACGGCAGTCGGTGCCTGTGGGCTGATCGTCACGGCGCTGCTGCTGATGTATGCCATCGATAGCGCGCTCAATACCATCTGGCGCAGCAAAAAAGTGCGGCCAAAAGTGTACTCTTTTGCCGTCTACTGGATGATCCTCACGCTCGGGCCACTGCTGGCTGGGGCAAGTCTGGCCATCAGTTCTTATCTGCTGTCGCTGCGCTGGGCCAGCGAGCTGAACACGGTGATCGATAACGTGCTTCGGCTCTTTCCGTTAATCCTGTCGTGGCTCGCTTTTTGGCTACTGTACAGCGTAGTGCCGACCACGCGCGTGCCTAATCGCGATGCCATGGCGGGCGCGCTTGTCGCCGCGATTTTATTTGAGCTGGGCAAAAAAGGCTTCGCGCTTTACATCACCACGTTCCCTTCCTATCAGCTGATTTATGGCGTGCTGGCCGTCGTGCCGATCCTATTCGTCTGGGTCTACTGGACCTGGTGCATCGTCTTGCTTGGGGCGGAAATAACTGTCACTCTCGGGGAATACCGCAAACTCAAATTAGCCGCAGAACAAGAAGAAGCAGACCAACCATGA
- a CDS encoding PilT protein domain-containing protein has translation MAKGSALFDTNILIDLFSGRAEAKHALESWPPQNAISIITWMEVMVGAKKYHQEHRTRIALSAFNVLGVSQEVAERSVDLRQEYRMKLPDAIILATAQIHRLELVTRNTKDFGNIPDVVTPYNL, from the coding sequence ATGGCGAAAGGGTCTGCTCTTTTTGACACCAATATTCTCATCGACTTGTTCAGTGGAAGGGCAGAGGCAAAGCACGCATTAGAGAGTTGGCCGCCGCAAAATGCGATTAGCATCATCACCTGGATGGAAGTCATGGTGGGAGCAAAAAAATACCATCAGGAGCATCGTACCCGGATTGCCTTAAGTGCGTTTAACGTCCTTGGTGTTTCACAAGAGGTTGCTGAGCGGAGTGTTGATCTCCGGCAGGAGTATCGAATGAAGCTCCCGGATGCCATTATTCTGGCTACTGCACAAATTCATCGTCTTGAACTGGTTACGCGTAATACCAAGGATTTCGGTAACATCCCTGATGTGGTCACGCCCTACAATTTGTAG
- the dtd gene encoding D-tyrosyl-tRNA(Tyr) deacylase codes for MIALIQRVTRASVTVEDEVTGEIGPGLLVLLGVEKDDDEQKANRLCERVLGYRIFSDADGKMNLNVQQAGGSVLVVSQFTLAADTDRGMRPGFSKGAAPDRAEALYEYFVERCRQQEMNTQTGRFAADMQVSLVNDGPVTFWLQV; via the coding sequence ATGATTGCATTGATTCAGCGCGTAACCCGTGCCAGCGTCACCGTGGAGGACGAGGTGACGGGTGAAATTGGCCCAGGACTTTTGGTGTTGTTAGGTGTCGAAAAGGATGATGACGAGCAAAAAGCCAACCGCTTGTGCGAGCGAGTGCTCGGCTATCGCATTTTCAGCGATGCAGACGGCAAGATGAATCTCAACGTCCAGCAGGCCGGTGGCAGCGTGCTGGTGGTGTCTCAATTTACGCTGGCGGCCGATACCGATCGCGGCATGCGCCCTGGATTTTCAAAAGGCGCCGCGCCCGATCGTGCAGAGGCGTTGTACGAATACTTTGTTGAGCGTTGTCGCCAACAGGAAATGAATACGCAAACCGGACGTTTCGCTGCAGATATGCAGGTTTCGCTGGTGAACGATGGCCCCGTCACCTTCTGGCTGCAGGTATGA
- the fdoI gene encoding formate dehydrogenase-O subunit gamma: MRKRDTIVRYTAPERINHWVTAFCFMLAAISGLGFFFPSFNWLMQIMGTPQLARILHPFVGVIMFASFIIMFFRYWHHNLINRDDIFWAKNIRKIVVNEEVGDTGRYNFGQKCVFWAAIIFLVLLLVSGVIIWRPYFAPAFSIPVIRFALMLHSFAAVALIVVIMVHIYAALWVKGTITAMVEGWVTSAWAKKHHPRWYREVRKTTEKKTE; this comes from the coding sequence ATGAGGAAACGTGACACCATCGTGCGCTACACCGCGCCCGAACGTATCAACCACTGGGTCACCGCTTTCTGCTTCATGCTGGCGGCGATAAGCGGGCTGGGATTTTTCTTCCCATCCTTCAACTGGCTGATGCAAATCATGGGCACCCCGCAGCTGGCGCGAATTCTGCACCCGTTTGTCGGCGTGATTATGTTTGCGTCCTTCATCATCATGTTTTTCCGTTACTGGCACCATAACCTAATCAATCGGGATGATATCTTTTGGGCGAAGAATATTCGTAAGATCGTCGTCAACGAGGAAGTGGGTGACACCGGGCGTTATAACTTCGGCCAGAAATGCGTATTCTGGGCGGCGATTATTTTCCTGGTTCTGCTGCTGGTGAGCGGTGTGATCATCTGGCGTCCGTACTTTGCGCCTGCTTTCTCAATCCCGGTGATCCGATTTGCGCTGATGCTGCATTCATTTGCCGCAGTAGCGTTAATTGTGGTTATCATGGTGCATATTTACGCGGCCCTTTGGGTCAAAGGCACCATTACCGCGATGGTGGAAGGATGGGTTACCAGTGCCTGGGCGAAGAAACATCACCCGCGCTGGTACCGAGAAGTTCGAAAGACAACGGAAAAGAAAACTGAATGA